From Asterias rubens chromosome 20, eAstRub1.3, whole genome shotgun sequence, one genomic window encodes:
- the LOC117303893 gene encoding protein transport protein Sec31A-like isoform X3 produces the protein MKVKEISRTANIAWSPAQQYPVYVAAGTAAQQLDATFSTSAALEIYALDLADASVDMQLKSTLKTEHRFHKVVWGNYGMGNETKPSGIIVGGTDSGVIHIYDAAKLLNNEEASISVIEKHTGSVKALDLNPFQPNLLASGASESEIYIWDLNNLTTPMTPGAKSVPTDEISCVAWNRQVQYILASTNPGGRCVVWDLRKNEPIIKVTDHSKRIQCKAVAWHPDVATQMALASEDDHSPVVQIWDLRFATSPLKVLENHQRGVLSIAWCRQDPDLLLSCGKDNRILCWNPNSSVPGGEVVYELPTSSQWSFDVQWCPRNPAVIASSSFDGHVMFYSLMGGGKGDEQLQQRQADKLASSFPDTAGFNQPQQSSQQSAEPQVLKKPPKWLRRPVGATFGFGGKLVSFEVSKQQPLSRVYISQVVTETELVNRSNALEESLTNRKFVDFCNTKVAMAKDSMESQIWKFMKASFEKEPRPHFVSLLGFDSDELARKVALATGAPTGLTNGMPGAVDAEELAERMENLDVGFSGSEATLGSGTGSPAVGSKTPSDMTGDSDGAAAFDAIAAGGPVEVENQIDEEPRAASPFTISKKEDTEGLISQAVLTGNFEAAVEMCLHNDRMADAILLAIAGGPELLARTQRKYFKKTKSNISRLISSIVTKDLSDIVDCCDLENWKETLTALLTYASVKDFSTLCDTLGGRLESQDDTDLSAEACLCYICSGNVDRLVACWAKMMHGANSPLNLQDLVEKVMILRKALQLKTGNGTEVTSPILAEKLTSYAELLAAQGNMSSATGYLGDSNQPKIQELRERLYRAQGMASGVVVQKSTLGVAPTRQSTAEQPQRSPFSRQNVSNSFKTTTVSSSQYYTSQVSATPQTTNYNYNQPTQQPVQPQAAAGDASGRQRNSSGGNLNANLSGPRQYPDYQQAGMQQYYHHEPTQEQLLQQRRDQFPNPSVYNPADYKTASPAAPQGLAGYPQRQQPTSAPPAAPTGYQPNMATPVPASLKPKAVVGAWNDPPLIKPKEQKSYVAPEPIMAPIIGSVQETPPESPSAVPGNPGVYNPAMVPNQQAPEPETPKAPIPAEHQYLVETYDALVKRCQEAAGSNPQMKRKLEDVIKKLGILYDKLREGMLSPMILSGLHEIAQGILTYDYQTGLSVHKRLVSSVYFSEISTFMPGLKVLLQVAVQLRV, from the exons ATGAAAGTTAAAGAGATCAGCAGGACTGCTAACATAGCATGGAGTCCTGCCCAGCAGTACCCTGTTTATGTTGCTGCTGGGACTGCAGCCCAACAGCTAGATGCTACCTTCAGCACCAGTGCAGCACTTGAGATCTACGCCTTGGATCTAGCCGACGCTTCGGTTGATATGCAGTTGAAATCTACCCTCAAAACTGAACACAG ATTCCATAAAGTTGTATGGGGAAACTACGGCATGGGGAATGAGACAAAGCCGAGTGGCATTATCGTTGGAGGCACAGACAGTGGAGTGATTCATATCTACGATGCTGCAAAGCTTTTAAACAACGAAGAGGCCTCTATCTCAGTTATAGAAAAG CATACAGGCTCGGTGAAAGCCCTTGACCTCAACCCATTCCAGCCAAACCTCTTAGCGTCAGGAGCCAGCGAATCAGAGATCTATATTTGGGATTTGAATAACTTAACCACACCCATGACCCCAGGTGCCAAATCAGTG CCAACAGATGAGATCAGTTGTGTGGCTTGGAATCGTCAGGTTCAATACATCCTGGCATCAACGAACCCTGGAGGGCGCTGTGTGGTATGGGATCTGCGCAAGAACGAACCAATCATCAAAGTCACTGATCACAGCAAGAGG ATTCAATGTAAAGCAGTAGCCTGGCACCCAGACGTTGCAACACAGATGGCACTAGCCTCTGAAGATGACCATTCACCAGTTGTTCAGATTTGGGATCTTAGATTCGCTACATCCCCCCTAAAGGTTCTTGAAAATCATCAAAG GGGAGTACTCTCCATTGCCTGGTGTCGCCAGGATCCAGATCTTCTGCTGAGTTGTGGTAAAGACAATCGTATCCTCTGCTGGAACCCCAACAGCTCAGTCCCAGGAGGTGAGGTTGTTTATGAGCTACCTACTTCATCTCAGTGGAGCTTTGACGTACAATGGTGTCCACGCAACCCGGCAGTCATCGCTAGCTCATCATTTGATGgtcatgtaatgttttactcctTGATGGGCGGGGGAAAGGGGGATGAGCAATTGCAGCAACGCCAAGCTGACAAG CTTGCATCTTCCTTTCCTGACACTGCTGGCTTTAATCAACCTCAGCAATCATCCCAACAATCAGCTGAACCCCAAGTCTTGAAGAAACCTCCAAAGTGGCTAAGACGACCTGTAGGAGCAACGTTTGGG TTTGGTGGGAAACTTGTGTCCTTCGAGGTCTCCAAACAGCAACCTTTGAGTCGTGTTTACATCAGCCAGGTCGTCACGGAAACAGAGCTTGTCAATCGCTCCAACGCCCTGGAGGAGTCTTTGACCAACAGGAAGTTTGTTGACTTCTGCAATACGAAGGTTGCCATGGCAAAAGACAGTATGGAGTCACAAATATGGAAATTCATGAAG GCGAGCTTTGAGAAGGAACCACGCCCACATTTCGTCTCCCTCCTTGGCTTTGATTCAGACGAGCTTGCCAGGAAGGTTGCTCTAGCAACAGGAGCACCTACCGGATTGACCAATGGGATGCCGGGAGCGGTGGATGCCGAGGAATTAGCCGAGAGGATGGAGAATCTTGATGTAGGGTTCTCGGGGTCAGAGGCCACACTAGGGAGCGGGACCGGGTCACCTGCAGtagggtcaaag ACACCAAGTGACATGACAGGAGACTCTGACGGAGCAGCAGCATTTGATGCCATAGCGGCTGGTGGACCTGTGGAGGTTGAAAACCAAATAGATGAAGAGCCAAGAGCTGCGTCTCCTTTCACTATATCCAAGAAAGAAG ATACTGAGGGTCTGATAAGTCAAGCCGTTCTTACAGGAAACTTTGAAGCAGCTGTTGAGATGTGTCTCCATAACGACCGAATGGCGGACGCCATCTTATTAGCTATTGCTGGAGGGCCAGAACTTCTTGCTAGAACACAACGAAAATACTTCAAGAAGACCAAGAGTAATATCTCAAGG TTGATATCATCAATTGTAACGAAGGATCTATCGGACATTGTGGATTGTTGTGATCTTGAGAACTGGAAGGAAACACTGACAGCGTTGCTTACCTATGCATCGGTCAAAGATTTCTCAACGTTATGTG ATACTCTCGGAGGTCGACTGGAGTCCCAAGATGACACTGATCTCTCCGCTGAAGCTTGTTTGTGCTATATCTGCTCAGGAAATGTAGATAGACTTGTTGCTTGCTGGGCTAAGATGATGCATGGGGCAAACTCACCTCTTAACCTACAG GATCTGGTTGAGAAGGTGATGATCCTGAGGAAGGCGCTTCAACTAAAGACAGGCAACGGGACAGAGGTAACCTCTCCAATCCTAGCCGAGAAGCTCACCAGCTACGCTGAGCTGCTCGCTGCTCAGGGGAACATGTCCTCCGCAACGGGATACCTCGGGGATTCGAATCAGCCTAAGATACAGGAGTTGAGAGAAAGACTGTACCGAGCGCAGGGAATGGCGTCTGGTGTAGTTGTTCAGAAGAGTACGCTTGGAGTGGCACCCACAAGGCAGTCAACGGCAGAACAGCCTCAGAGATCTCCGTTCAGTAGG CAGAATGTCTCTAACTCATTTAAAACAACGACTGTCTCCAGTAGTCAGTACTATACATCCCAAGTTAGTGCCACACCTCAGACGACCAATTACAACTACAACCAACCCACTCAACAACCAGTTCAACCCCAGGCAGCTGCCGGCGACGCCTCAGGCAGACAGCGTAATTCTAGCGGTGGTAACCTCAACGCTAATCTCTCTGGTCCGCGTCAGTATCCAGACTACCAACAAGCCGGTATGCAACAGTATTACCACCATGAACCTACACAGGAGCAGCTACTGCAGCAACGGAGAGATCAGTTTCCCAACCCCAGTGTCTACAACCCGGCAGATTACAAGACAGCCTCACCCGCAGCACCACAGGGGTTAGCTGGTTACCCACAACGGCAACAGCCAACGAGTGCACCACCAGCAGCCCCAACAGGGTATCAGCCCAACATGGCAACCCCTGTCCCCGCTTCATTGAAACCTAAGGCAGTTGTTGGAGCTTGGAACGATCCTCCATTAATCAAACCAAAG GAACAGAAAAGTTACGTTGCCCCTGAACCCATCATGGCACCCATTATAGGATCAGTGCAGGAGACTCCACCCGAATCGCCCTCAGCGGTACCCGGTAACCCAGGGGTATACAACCCAGCCATGGTCCCTAATCAGCAG GCTCCAGAGCCAGAGACACCAAAAGCACCCATTCCTGCCGAGCACCAGTATTTGGTTGAGACGTACGATGCTCTGGTTAAACGATGTCAAGAAGCAGCTGGTAGTAATCCG CAAATGAAGCGAAAACTGGAAGACGTTATTAAGAAGTTGGGAATTCTCTACGACAAACTACGAGAAGGAATG ttATCACCAATGATCTTAAGTGGTCTTCATGAGATTGCTCAAGGCATCCTAACCTATGATTACCAGACGGGTCTCTCCGTTCACAAACGTCTCGTCTCCAGCGTCTACTTCTCTGAGATCAGCACCTTCATGCCGGGTCTTAAAGTCCTACTTCAGGTCGCTGTTCAACTTAGAGTATGA
- the LOC117303893 gene encoding protein transport protein Sec31A-like isoform X1 — protein sequence MKVKEISRTANIAWSPAQQYPVYVAAGTAAQQLDATFSTSAALEIYALDLADASVDMQLKSTLKTEHRFHKVVWGNYGMGNETKPSGIIVGGTDSGVIHIYDAAKLLNNEEASISVIEKHTGSVKALDLNPFQPNLLASGASESEIYIWDLNNLTTPMTPGAKSVPTDEISCVAWNRQVQYILASTNPGGRCVVWDLRKNEPIIKVTDHSKRIQCKAVAWHPDVATQMALASEDDHSPVVQIWDLRFATSPLKVLENHQRGVLSIAWCRQDPDLLLSCGKDNRILCWNPNSSVPGGEVVYELPTSSQWSFDVQWCPRNPAVIASSSFDGHVMFYSLMGGGKGDEQLQQRQADKLASSFPDTAGFNQPQQSSQQSAEPQVLKKPPKWLRRPVGATFGFGGKLVSFEVSKQQPLSRVYISQVVTETELVNRSNALEESLTNRKFVDFCNTKVAMAKDSMESQIWKFMKASFEKEPRPHFVSLLGFDSDELARKVALATGAPTGLTNGMPGAVDAEELAERMENLDVGFSGSEATLGSGTGSPAVGSKTPSDMTGDSDGAAAFDAIAAGGPVEVENQIDEEPRAASPFTISKKEDTEGLISQAVLTGNFEAAVEMCLHNDRMADAILLAIAGGPELLARTQRKYFKKTKSNISRLISSIVTKDLSDIVDCCDLENWKETLTALLTYASVKDFSTLCDTLGGRLESQDDTDLSAEACLCYICSGNVDRLVACWAKMMHGANSPLNLQDLVEKVMILRKALQLKTGNGTEVTSPILAEKLTSYAELLAAQGNMSSATGYLGDSNQPKIQELRERLYRAQGMASGVVVQKSTLGVAPTRQSTAEQPQRSPFSRQNVSNSFKTTTVSSSQYYTSQVSATPQTTNYNYNQPTQQPVQPQAAAGDASGRQRNSSGGNLNANLSGPRQYPDYQQAGMQQYYHHEPTQEQLLQQRRDQFPNPSVYNPADYKTASPAAPQGLAGYPQRQQPTSAPPAAPTGYQPNMATPVPASLKPKAVVGAWNDPPLIKPKEQKSYVAPEPIMAPIIGSVQETPPESPSAVPGNPGVYNPAMVPNQQVYANNSMYNQPMGNPLPSAQNAQFAKAPEPETPKAPIPAEHQYLVETYDALVKRCQEAAGSNPQMKRKLEDVIKKLGILYDKLREGMLSPMILSGLHEIAQGILTYDYQTGLSVHKRLVSSVYFSEISTFMPGLKVLLQVAVQLRV from the exons ATGAAAGTTAAAGAGATCAGCAGGACTGCTAACATAGCATGGAGTCCTGCCCAGCAGTACCCTGTTTATGTTGCTGCTGGGACTGCAGCCCAACAGCTAGATGCTACCTTCAGCACCAGTGCAGCACTTGAGATCTACGCCTTGGATCTAGCCGACGCTTCGGTTGATATGCAGTTGAAATCTACCCTCAAAACTGAACACAG ATTCCATAAAGTTGTATGGGGAAACTACGGCATGGGGAATGAGACAAAGCCGAGTGGCATTATCGTTGGAGGCACAGACAGTGGAGTGATTCATATCTACGATGCTGCAAAGCTTTTAAACAACGAAGAGGCCTCTATCTCAGTTATAGAAAAG CATACAGGCTCGGTGAAAGCCCTTGACCTCAACCCATTCCAGCCAAACCTCTTAGCGTCAGGAGCCAGCGAATCAGAGATCTATATTTGGGATTTGAATAACTTAACCACACCCATGACCCCAGGTGCCAAATCAGTG CCAACAGATGAGATCAGTTGTGTGGCTTGGAATCGTCAGGTTCAATACATCCTGGCATCAACGAACCCTGGAGGGCGCTGTGTGGTATGGGATCTGCGCAAGAACGAACCAATCATCAAAGTCACTGATCACAGCAAGAGG ATTCAATGTAAAGCAGTAGCCTGGCACCCAGACGTTGCAACACAGATGGCACTAGCCTCTGAAGATGACCATTCACCAGTTGTTCAGATTTGGGATCTTAGATTCGCTACATCCCCCCTAAAGGTTCTTGAAAATCATCAAAG GGGAGTACTCTCCATTGCCTGGTGTCGCCAGGATCCAGATCTTCTGCTGAGTTGTGGTAAAGACAATCGTATCCTCTGCTGGAACCCCAACAGCTCAGTCCCAGGAGGTGAGGTTGTTTATGAGCTACCTACTTCATCTCAGTGGAGCTTTGACGTACAATGGTGTCCACGCAACCCGGCAGTCATCGCTAGCTCATCATTTGATGgtcatgtaatgttttactcctTGATGGGCGGGGGAAAGGGGGATGAGCAATTGCAGCAACGCCAAGCTGACAAG CTTGCATCTTCCTTTCCTGACACTGCTGGCTTTAATCAACCTCAGCAATCATCCCAACAATCAGCTGAACCCCAAGTCTTGAAGAAACCTCCAAAGTGGCTAAGACGACCTGTAGGAGCAACGTTTGGG TTTGGTGGGAAACTTGTGTCCTTCGAGGTCTCCAAACAGCAACCTTTGAGTCGTGTTTACATCAGCCAGGTCGTCACGGAAACAGAGCTTGTCAATCGCTCCAACGCCCTGGAGGAGTCTTTGACCAACAGGAAGTTTGTTGACTTCTGCAATACGAAGGTTGCCATGGCAAAAGACAGTATGGAGTCACAAATATGGAAATTCATGAAG GCGAGCTTTGAGAAGGAACCACGCCCACATTTCGTCTCCCTCCTTGGCTTTGATTCAGACGAGCTTGCCAGGAAGGTTGCTCTAGCAACAGGAGCACCTACCGGATTGACCAATGGGATGCCGGGAGCGGTGGATGCCGAGGAATTAGCCGAGAGGATGGAGAATCTTGATGTAGGGTTCTCGGGGTCAGAGGCCACACTAGGGAGCGGGACCGGGTCACCTGCAGtagggtcaaag ACACCAAGTGACATGACAGGAGACTCTGACGGAGCAGCAGCATTTGATGCCATAGCGGCTGGTGGACCTGTGGAGGTTGAAAACCAAATAGATGAAGAGCCAAGAGCTGCGTCTCCTTTCACTATATCCAAGAAAGAAG ATACTGAGGGTCTGATAAGTCAAGCCGTTCTTACAGGAAACTTTGAAGCAGCTGTTGAGATGTGTCTCCATAACGACCGAATGGCGGACGCCATCTTATTAGCTATTGCTGGAGGGCCAGAACTTCTTGCTAGAACACAACGAAAATACTTCAAGAAGACCAAGAGTAATATCTCAAGG TTGATATCATCAATTGTAACGAAGGATCTATCGGACATTGTGGATTGTTGTGATCTTGAGAACTGGAAGGAAACACTGACAGCGTTGCTTACCTATGCATCGGTCAAAGATTTCTCAACGTTATGTG ATACTCTCGGAGGTCGACTGGAGTCCCAAGATGACACTGATCTCTCCGCTGAAGCTTGTTTGTGCTATATCTGCTCAGGAAATGTAGATAGACTTGTTGCTTGCTGGGCTAAGATGATGCATGGGGCAAACTCACCTCTTAACCTACAG GATCTGGTTGAGAAGGTGATGATCCTGAGGAAGGCGCTTCAACTAAAGACAGGCAACGGGACAGAGGTAACCTCTCCAATCCTAGCCGAGAAGCTCACCAGCTACGCTGAGCTGCTCGCTGCTCAGGGGAACATGTCCTCCGCAACGGGATACCTCGGGGATTCGAATCAGCCTAAGATACAGGAGTTGAGAGAAAGACTGTACCGAGCGCAGGGAATGGCGTCTGGTGTAGTTGTTCAGAAGAGTACGCTTGGAGTGGCACCCACAAGGCAGTCAACGGCAGAACAGCCTCAGAGATCTCCGTTCAGTAGG CAGAATGTCTCTAACTCATTTAAAACAACGACTGTCTCCAGTAGTCAGTACTATACATCCCAAGTTAGTGCCACACCTCAGACGACCAATTACAACTACAACCAACCCACTCAACAACCAGTTCAACCCCAGGCAGCTGCCGGCGACGCCTCAGGCAGACAGCGTAATTCTAGCGGTGGTAACCTCAACGCTAATCTCTCTGGTCCGCGTCAGTATCCAGACTACCAACAAGCCGGTATGCAACAGTATTACCACCATGAACCTACACAGGAGCAGCTACTGCAGCAACGGAGAGATCAGTTTCCCAACCCCAGTGTCTACAACCCGGCAGATTACAAGACAGCCTCACCCGCAGCACCACAGGGGTTAGCTGGTTACCCACAACGGCAACAGCCAACGAGTGCACCACCAGCAGCCCCAACAGGGTATCAGCCCAACATGGCAACCCCTGTCCCCGCTTCATTGAAACCTAAGGCAGTTGTTGGAGCTTGGAACGATCCTCCATTAATCAAACCAAAG GAACAGAAAAGTTACGTTGCCCCTGAACCCATCATGGCACCCATTATAGGATCAGTGCAGGAGACTCCACCCGAATCGCCCTCAGCGGTACCCGGTAACCCAGGGGTATACAACCCAGCCATGGTCCCTAATCAGCAGGTATATGCTAATAACAGCATGTATAACCAGCCTATGGGTAACCCACTTCCATCTGCACAAAATGCTCAATTTGCAAAG GCTCCAGAGCCAGAGACACCAAAAGCACCCATTCCTGCCGAGCACCAGTATTTGGTTGAGACGTACGATGCTCTGGTTAAACGATGTCAAGAAGCAGCTGGTAGTAATCCG CAAATGAAGCGAAAACTGGAAGACGTTATTAAGAAGTTGGGAATTCTCTACGACAAACTACGAGAAGGAATG ttATCACCAATGATCTTAAGTGGTCTTCATGAGATTGCTCAAGGCATCCTAACCTATGATTACCAGACGGGTCTCTCCGTTCACAAACGTCTCGTCTCCAGCGTCTACTTCTCTGAGATCAGCACCTTCATGCCGGGTCTTAAAGTCCTACTTCAGGTCGCTGTTCAACTTAGAGTATGA
- the LOC117303893 gene encoding protein transport protein Sec31A-like isoform X2, which yields MKVKEISRTANIAWSPAQQYPVYVAAGTAAQQLDATFSTSAALEIYALDLADASVDMQLKSTLKTEHRFHKVVWGNYGMGNETKPSGIIVGGTDSGVIHIYDAAKLLNNEEASISVIEKHTGSVKALDLNPFQPNLLASGASESEIYIWDLNNLTTPMTPGAKSVPTDEISCVAWNRQVQYILASTNPGGRCVVWDLRKNEPIIKVTDHSKRIQCKAVAWHPDVATQMALASEDDHSPVVQIWDLRFATSPLKVLENHQRGVLSIAWCRQDPDLLLSCGKDNRILCWNPNSSVPGGEVVYELPTSSQWSFDVQWCPRNPAVIASSSFDGHVMFYSLMGGGKGDEQLQQRQADKLASSFPDTAGFNQPQQSSQQSAEPQVLKKPPKWLRRPVGATFGFGGKLVSFEVSKQQPLSRVYISQVVTETELVNRSNALEESLTNRKFVDFCNTKVAMAKDSMESQIWKFMKASFEKEPRPHFVSLLGFDSDELARKVALATGAPTGLTNGMPGAVDAEELAERMENLDVGFSGSEATLGSGTGSPAVGSKTPSDMTGDSDGAAAFDAIAAGGPVEVENQIDEEPRAASPFTISKKEDTEGLISQAVLTGNFEAAVEMCLHNDRMADAILLAIAGGPELLARTQRKYFKKTKSNISRLISSIVTKDLSDIVDCCDLENWKETLTALLTYASVKDFSTLCDTLGGRLESQDDTDLSAEACLCYICSGNVDRLVACWAKMMHGANSPLNLQDLVEKVMILRKALQLKTGNGTEVTSPILAEKLTSYAELLAAQGNMSSATGYLGDSNQPKIQELRERLYRAQGMASGVVVQKSTLGVAPTRQSTAEQPQRSPFSRNVSNSFKTTTVSSSQYYTSQVSATPQTTNYNYNQPTQQPVQPQAAAGDASGRQRNSSGGNLNANLSGPRQYPDYQQAGMQQYYHHEPTQEQLLQQRRDQFPNPSVYNPADYKTASPAAPQGLAGYPQRQQPTSAPPAAPTGYQPNMATPVPASLKPKAVVGAWNDPPLIKPKEQKSYVAPEPIMAPIIGSVQETPPESPSAVPGNPGVYNPAMVPNQQVYANNSMYNQPMGNPLPSAQNAQFAKAPEPETPKAPIPAEHQYLVETYDALVKRCQEAAGSNPQMKRKLEDVIKKLGILYDKLREGMLSPMILSGLHEIAQGILTYDYQTGLSVHKRLVSSVYFSEISTFMPGLKVLLQVAVQLRV from the exons ATGAAAGTTAAAGAGATCAGCAGGACTGCTAACATAGCATGGAGTCCTGCCCAGCAGTACCCTGTTTATGTTGCTGCTGGGACTGCAGCCCAACAGCTAGATGCTACCTTCAGCACCAGTGCAGCACTTGAGATCTACGCCTTGGATCTAGCCGACGCTTCGGTTGATATGCAGTTGAAATCTACCCTCAAAACTGAACACAG ATTCCATAAAGTTGTATGGGGAAACTACGGCATGGGGAATGAGACAAAGCCGAGTGGCATTATCGTTGGAGGCACAGACAGTGGAGTGATTCATATCTACGATGCTGCAAAGCTTTTAAACAACGAAGAGGCCTCTATCTCAGTTATAGAAAAG CATACAGGCTCGGTGAAAGCCCTTGACCTCAACCCATTCCAGCCAAACCTCTTAGCGTCAGGAGCCAGCGAATCAGAGATCTATATTTGGGATTTGAATAACTTAACCACACCCATGACCCCAGGTGCCAAATCAGTG CCAACAGATGAGATCAGTTGTGTGGCTTGGAATCGTCAGGTTCAATACATCCTGGCATCAACGAACCCTGGAGGGCGCTGTGTGGTATGGGATCTGCGCAAGAACGAACCAATCATCAAAGTCACTGATCACAGCAAGAGG ATTCAATGTAAAGCAGTAGCCTGGCACCCAGACGTTGCAACACAGATGGCACTAGCCTCTGAAGATGACCATTCACCAGTTGTTCAGATTTGGGATCTTAGATTCGCTACATCCCCCCTAAAGGTTCTTGAAAATCATCAAAG GGGAGTACTCTCCATTGCCTGGTGTCGCCAGGATCCAGATCTTCTGCTGAGTTGTGGTAAAGACAATCGTATCCTCTGCTGGAACCCCAACAGCTCAGTCCCAGGAGGTGAGGTTGTTTATGAGCTACCTACTTCATCTCAGTGGAGCTTTGACGTACAATGGTGTCCACGCAACCCGGCAGTCATCGCTAGCTCATCATTTGATGgtcatgtaatgttttactcctTGATGGGCGGGGGAAAGGGGGATGAGCAATTGCAGCAACGCCAAGCTGACAAG CTTGCATCTTCCTTTCCTGACACTGCTGGCTTTAATCAACCTCAGCAATCATCCCAACAATCAGCTGAACCCCAAGTCTTGAAGAAACCTCCAAAGTGGCTAAGACGACCTGTAGGAGCAACGTTTGGG TTTGGTGGGAAACTTGTGTCCTTCGAGGTCTCCAAACAGCAACCTTTGAGTCGTGTTTACATCAGCCAGGTCGTCACGGAAACAGAGCTTGTCAATCGCTCCAACGCCCTGGAGGAGTCTTTGACCAACAGGAAGTTTGTTGACTTCTGCAATACGAAGGTTGCCATGGCAAAAGACAGTATGGAGTCACAAATATGGAAATTCATGAAG GCGAGCTTTGAGAAGGAACCACGCCCACATTTCGTCTCCCTCCTTGGCTTTGATTCAGACGAGCTTGCCAGGAAGGTTGCTCTAGCAACAGGAGCACCTACCGGATTGACCAATGGGATGCCGGGAGCGGTGGATGCCGAGGAATTAGCCGAGAGGATGGAGAATCTTGATGTAGGGTTCTCGGGGTCAGAGGCCACACTAGGGAGCGGGACCGGGTCACCTGCAGtagggtcaaag ACACCAAGTGACATGACAGGAGACTCTGACGGAGCAGCAGCATTTGATGCCATAGCGGCTGGTGGACCTGTGGAGGTTGAAAACCAAATAGATGAAGAGCCAAGAGCTGCGTCTCCTTTCACTATATCCAAGAAAGAAG ATACTGAGGGTCTGATAAGTCAAGCCGTTCTTACAGGAAACTTTGAAGCAGCTGTTGAGATGTGTCTCCATAACGACCGAATGGCGGACGCCATCTTATTAGCTATTGCTGGAGGGCCAGAACTTCTTGCTAGAACACAACGAAAATACTTCAAGAAGACCAAGAGTAATATCTCAAGG TTGATATCATCAATTGTAACGAAGGATCTATCGGACATTGTGGATTGTTGTGATCTTGAGAACTGGAAGGAAACACTGACAGCGTTGCTTACCTATGCATCGGTCAAAGATTTCTCAACGTTATGTG ATACTCTCGGAGGTCGACTGGAGTCCCAAGATGACACTGATCTCTCCGCTGAAGCTTGTTTGTGCTATATCTGCTCAGGAAATGTAGATAGACTTGTTGCTTGCTGGGCTAAGATGATGCATGGGGCAAACTCACCTCTTAACCTACAG GATCTGGTTGAGAAGGTGATGATCCTGAGGAAGGCGCTTCAACTAAAGACAGGCAACGGGACAGAGGTAACCTCTCCAATCCTAGCCGAGAAGCTCACCAGCTACGCTGAGCTGCTCGCTGCTCAGGGGAACATGTCCTCCGCAACGGGATACCTCGGGGATTCGAATCAGCCTAAGATACAGGAGTTGAGAGAAAGACTGTACCGAGCGCAGGGAATGGCGTCTGGTGTAGTTGTTCAGAAGAGTACGCTTGGAGTGGCACCCACAAGGCAGTCAACGGCAGAACAGCCTCAGAGATCTCCGTTCAGTAGG AATGTCTCTAACTCATTTAAAACAACGACTGTCTCCAGTAGTCAGTACTATACATCCCAAGTTAGTGCCACACCTCAGACGACCAATTACAACTACAACCAACCCACTCAACAACCAGTTCAACCCCAGGCAGCTGCCGGCGACGCCTCAGGCAGACAGCGTAATTCTAGCGGTGGTAACCTCAACGCTAATCTCTCTGGTCCGCGTCAGTATCCAGACTACCAACAAGCCGGTATGCAACAGTATTACCACCATGAACCTACACAGGAGCAGCTACTGCAGCAACGGAGAGATCAGTTTCCCAACCCCAGTGTCTACAACCCGGCAGATTACAAGACAGCCTCACCCGCAGCACCACAGGGGTTAGCTGGTTACCCACAACGGCAACAGCCAACGAGTGCACCACCAGCAGCCCCAACAGGGTATCAGCCCAACATGGCAACCCCTGTCCCCGCTTCATTGAAACCTAAGGCAGTTGTTGGAGCTTGGAACGATCCTCCATTAATCAAACCAAAG GAACAGAAAAGTTACGTTGCCCCTGAACCCATCATGGCACCCATTATAGGATCAGTGCAGGAGACTCCACCCGAATCGCCCTCAGCGGTACCCGGTAACCCAGGGGTATACAACCCAGCCATGGTCCCTAATCAGCAGGTATATGCTAATAACAGCATGTATAACCAGCCTATGGGTAACCCACTTCCATCTGCACAAAATGCTCAATTTGCAAAG GCTCCAGAGCCAGAGACACCAAAAGCACCCATTCCTGCCGAGCACCAGTATTTGGTTGAGACGTACGATGCTCTGGTTAAACGATGTCAAGAAGCAGCTGGTAGTAATCCG CAAATGAAGCGAAAACTGGAAGACGTTATTAAGAAGTTGGGAATTCTCTACGACAAACTACGAGAAGGAATG ttATCACCAATGATCTTAAGTGGTCTTCATGAGATTGCTCAAGGCATCCTAACCTATGATTACCAGACGGGTCTCTCCGTTCACAAACGTCTCGTCTCCAGCGTCTACTTCTCTGAGATCAGCACCTTCATGCCGGGTCTTAAAGTCCTACTTCAGGTCGCTGTTCAACTTAGAGTATGA